Proteins encoded within one genomic window of Trichoderma asperellum chromosome 2, complete sequence:
- a CDS encoding uncharacterized protein (EggNog:ENOG41~CAZy:GH92), with amino-acid sequence MAPYHIRCSLCPPICHHCSKGCDNMAPKTRAVKAISLLCGLGATIQAQAAAFDPLTYVDLLIGSNNGGNVFPGATLPFGMAKAVADTNSGSNQGGFTLDGSSVTGFSVMHDSGTGGSPSLGNFPLFPYTSCPGGEIDGCSFPKNDRAKFGSFSNNSVVAKPGYFGITLNSGPKVEMTTSQHAALFKFTFPNAGPGDKPLILQDLTDLSNSRQDNGTVSVDAKTGRITGNAVFVPSFGSGTYKLHFCTDFSGAQIYDNGIFANSRASTSVKDLTISRSINGYPLPGGAFVRFASAQNPIYARTGVSFISSAKACSNAESEITHWDLNKYVNEATSIWREKLSPITVNTTGVSKDFITSFYSGIYRTLVNPQNYTGENPYWDDGEPYYDSFYCIWDLFRSQMPFMTILDPASLTEQIRSLISIYENVGWLPDCRMSLCSGYTQGGSNADNVLADAYLKGLKDGIDWQKGYEAVVKDAEVEPYAWSVEGRGGLDSWKSLHYIPVQDFDYKGFGTMTRSISRTLEYSYNDFCISQIAGGLGKKSDQEKYIESSGNWKNLFKADQTSFRNGTDTGFKGFFQAKFLNQTWFNQDPLKCSNLDSTSVCSLQNSGAETFESSIWEYGFFVPHDQASLLSLYGGSDSFVNRLSYMHDQEITYIGNEPSFLTVFQYHYAGRPALSAQRSHFYIPKFFAPTPDGLPGNDDSGAMGSFVAFSMMGLFPNPGQDVYLIIPPYFESVSIKSPITGKTATIRNINFDPTYQNVFIQKATLNGKPYTKNWIDHSFFLEGKELVLTLGSKESSWGTRVEDLPPSLSPYNSSSVAHTSAPAKRSYQPRFDRGNLGITFH; translated from the exons ATGGCACCCTATCATATAAGATGTTCTCTATGTCCCCCCATTTGTCACCATTGCAGTAAGGGCTGTGATAATATGGCACCGAAAACCAGAGCCGTCAAGGCTATAAGCTTGCTATGTGGACTTGGAGCCACTATCCAGGCCCAAGCCGCCGCTTTTGATCCTCTAACCTACGTCGACTTGCTCATTGGCAGCAACAATGGCGGCAATGTTTTCCCAGGAGCTACCCTTCCGTTTGGCATGGCCAAGGCTGTTGCCGATACGAACAGTGGTAGCAATCAAGGCGGCTTCACGTTAGATGGCTCCAGTGTCACTGGCTTCAGTGTCATGCACGACTCTGGCACTGGAGGCTCGCCGTCTCTTGGCAACTTCCCACTCTTCCCATACACATCTTGTCCGGGTGGTGAAATTGACGGATGTTCATTTCCCAAGAATGATCGTGCCAAATTTGGTAGCTTCTCCAACAACAGCGTTGTTGCGAAGCCAGGATACTTTGGCATCACTCTGAATAGCGGTCCCAAAGTTGAGATGACAACATCACAGCACGCAGCGCTGTTCAAATTCACGTTCCCTAATGCTGGGCCTGGCGATAAGCCGCTTATTTTGCAGGATCTGACAGATCTCTCAAATTCGCGCCAGGATAACGGCACCGTGAGCGTTGACGCAAAAACTGGCCGCATTACTGGCAATGCCGTCTTCGTCCCAAGCTTTGGCAGCGGGACCTACAAGCTACACTTTTGTACAGACTTCTCAGGTGCACAGATTTACGACAATGGCATCTTTGCAAACTCGCGTGCCAGTACCAGTGTCAAGGATCTTACCATCTCTCGCTCTATCAATGGCTACCCCTTGCCAGGTGGCGCCTTTGTCCGCTTTGCCAGCGCTCAAAATCCGATATATGCTCGTACCGGCGTCAGCTTCATCAGCAGTGCTAAAGCATGTTCCAACGCAGAAAGTGAGATTACACACTGGGATCTTAACAAATACGTCAATGAGGCCACCAGTATTTGGCGAGAGAAGCTCTCTCCCATCACGGTCAATACTACGGGAGTTAGCAAGGACTTTATCACGTCATTCTACTCAGGAATTTATCGCACCTTGGTCAACCCACAGAATTACACTGGAGAGAATCCTTATTGGGACGATGGCGAACCGTACTACGATTCGTTCTATTGTATTTGGGACCTGTTTAGATCGCAGATGCCTTTCATGACAATTTTAGATCCTGCAAGTCTTACGGAGCAAATTCGCTCCCTAATCTCAATTTATGAAAATGTTGGCTGGCTTCCTGATTGCCGTATGAGTCTTTGTTCAGGATATACGCAGGGCGGCTCCAATGCGGATAACGTTCTCGCGGATGCTTACCTCAAAGGCCTCAAGGATGGCATCGACTGGCAAAAAGGATACGAGGCTGTGGTGAAGGACGCAGAAGTTGAGCCCTATGCATGGAGCGTAGAAGGCCGCGGTGGCCTGGACAGCTGGAAAAGTCTCCACTACATTCCCGTCCAAGACTTTGACTACAAGGGCTTCGGAACTATGACACGTTCTATAAGTCGAACTCTTGAGTATAGCTACAACGACTTTTGCATTTCTCAGATTGCCGGAGGTCTGGGCAAGAAGTCAGACCAAGAGAAATATATCGAATCCAGTGGTAATTGGAAAAATCTGTTCAAGGCTGATCAGACTTCGTTCAGAAACGGGACAGACACCGGCTTCAAGGGATTTTTCCAGGCCAAGTTTTTAAACCAGACCTGGTTCAACCAGGATCCTTTGAAATGCAGCAACTTGGATTCCACCAGTGTATGCTCACTGCAAAATTCTGGCGCCGAGACATTTGAGAGTAGCATTTGGGAATATGGCTT TTTCGTGCCTCACGATCAGGCTAGCCTTCTTAGCCTTTATGGAGGCTCTGACTCTTTCGTTAATCGCCTTTCTTACATGCACGATCAAGAGATTACATA TATCGGCAACGAGCCGAGTTTCCTCACTGTATTCCAATACCATTACGCTGGCCGCCCCGCTTTGTCGGCTCAGCGAAGCCATTTTTACATTCCCAAGTTCTTTGCTCCCACTCCAGACGGTTTACCAGGCAACGATGACAGCGGCGCCATGGGCAGCTTCGTCGCATTTTCCATGATGGGCTTATTCCCCAACCCCGGTCAAGATGTCTACCTTATTATTCCACCTTACTTCGAAAGTGTCAGCATCAAGAGCCCCATCACGGGAAAGACTGCAACTATTCGCAACATCAACTTCGACCCCACCTATCAGAATGTGTTCATTCAAAAAGCTACTTTGAATGGTAAACCTTACACCAAGAATTGGATCGACCATAGCTTCTTCCTCGAAGGAAAAGAGCTCGTCCTCACCTTGGGTAGTAAGGAGAGTTCGTGGGGTACAAGGGTGGAAGACCTCCCGCCAAGTTTGAGCCCGTATAATAGTAGCAGTGTCGCCCACACTTCTGCTCCAGCTAAGAGGTCTTACCAGCCACGGTTTGACCGCGGAAACTTAGGAATAACATTTCATTAA